The Salmo salar chromosome ssa06, Ssal_v3.1, whole genome shotgun sequence genome window below encodes:
- the LOC106606974 gene encoding caskin-2 isoform X3 — MGKEQDLLQAVKSGDLPSTQKLLAKLKASRNKLLGSTKRLNVNYQDGDGFSALHHAALTGTTDLLSVLLEAQATVDIKDRNGMRPLHYAAWQGKADSVLLLLRAGAGVNGVSQDGHIPLHLAAQYGHYDVSEMLLQHQSNPCLINKTKKTPLDLACEFGRVKVAQLLLSSNMVVALLEGNSKEPADSGFNTPLHLAARNGHKDIIRLLLKAGIDINRATKAGTALHEAALYGKTEVVRQLLEAGIDVNIRNTYNQTALDIVNQFTTSHASKDIKQLLRGVLQVRALKDYWNIHDPTALNIRAGDVIMVLEQHVDGRWKGHIHDSQRGTDRVGYFPPNIVEVISRRSGGTLSRHASLPTQRHQLLSRAPLSSSLSSAPQTDDSYTLYTPNNPHLALPHTIGLSANPGRPPSSLSQPGCPLEDIWVLRNSHTAAGDRNSVGSTGSVGSTRSAGSGQSTESNTAPNGQHQQTTALPDTAKPAPSAGDSGQPVPNKQPDLTAVVLGAPRRPMVNIQRPGEQQFVSPQFVRPQQLLEGKDAEAIYQWLSDFQLEQYTGNFITAGYDVPTISRMTPEDLTAIGVTKPGHRKKISIEIGNLSIPEWLPEYIPADLGEWLSTIGLPQYQRKLSENGYDSISIVRDLTWEDLQEIGITKLGHQKKMMLAVKKLCDIQRAILAAESGQGTLRRKPPGALHLVTIEPPDSASDCPSPHTPKMLTFQDSELSAELQTAMSSHYQEGLAIKSAVGMSRSQESIDARSRGSGRSQDPPTASITPHSRSQESLGSSSTSTSLSADSSPAKERNIPEGWDQRSILQQQLPKQVPLGAATVFKYPAIPAKPKGPGSHSLGSSPQGSPAQRGFSYLHSHCGSTDLSYGSPTKPLAHTYHAMTLAPPKKRSQSLTRYALSDGEPDEEDDDLAPPSSTLESYATLTRRPGRSQLAGMQTTPVKYGTVGRSQSFAVRARKKGPPPAPPKRLSSVSSSPSVGSMENMAPSPGGVETDSPGSVRSIAACLEASTEGKSLSRPRLDLLQPEPLLPSLTPSGLEPREASAGMKRRVQSECVPAQTDIPDHDPERGVKSDSEEEEPKAPGLDGSSSPHNSSSECIPFAEEGNLTIKQRPKVGGPLRAESTVEIPADKNGPTKTALEVPEFNLKESDTVKRRYKPKDHAGSSPTSDSEGQIESDSSPGSRAQSQSCEEVSLVSLRISEASLEGLENLAGTGTPLKPPVSPKPHSSHRPPVTAPKPSRHSLAAATAIVPPTVTVNVVQSLAFSAPPSPTPSRCPTAPGLQSQAAQTGKPQICVVGPGPGVESGPGLEVVQQQRLEQTSTSLEAALQAVERKLTQEDSTDGGANTVKSAGNILDDIGNMFDDLADQLDAMLD, encoded by the exons CATCCCCCTGCACCTGGCCGCACAGTACGGACACTATGATGTG tCTGAGATGCTGCTGCAGCACCAGTCCAACCCCTGTCTGATCAACAAAACCAAGAAGACCCCCCTAGACCTGGCCTGTGAGTTCGGGAGAGTCAAG GTTGCTCAGCTGTTGTTGAGCAGTAACATGGTGGTGGCTCTGTTAGAGGGTAATAGTAAGGAACCTGCAGACTCAGGCTTCAACACTCCACTGCACCTCGCCGCACGCAACGGACACAAGGACATCATCCG GTTGCTGCTGAAAGCGGGCATCGACATCAACAGGGCCACTAAGGCTGGCACTGCCCTGCACGAGGCTGCCCTCTACGGCAAGACGGAGGTGGTCAGACAGCTGCTAGAG GCTGGTATAGACGTGAACATCCGTAACACGTACAACCAGACAGCCCTGGACATCGTGAACCAGTTCACCACCTCTCACGCCAGCAAGGACATCAAGCAGCTCCTACGAG GTGTCCTGCAGGTGAGAGCTCTGAAAGACTACTGGAACATCCATGACCCCACCGCTCTCAACATCCGGGCCGGGGATGTCATCATG GTCCTAGAGCAGCACGTGGACGGGCGCTGGAAGGGGCACATCCACGACAGCCAGAGGGGCACCGACCGGGTGGGCTACTTCCCCCCAAACATTGTAGAGGTCATCAGCAGACGCTcag GGGGCACCCTGTCCCGGCACGCCTCTCTGCCCACCCAGCGCCACCAGCTCCTCTCCAGagcccccctctcctccagcctGAGCTCAGCCCCCCAGACCGACGACTCctacacactgtacacccccAACAATCCCCACCTGGCCCTCCCCCACACCATCGGCCTCAGCGCCAAcccag GTCGGCCTCCcagcagcctctctcagcctggtTGTCCCCTGGAGGACATCTGGGTGCTCAGGAACTCACACACCGCGG CAGGTGACAGGAACAGTGTAGGGAGTACTGGCAGTGTGGGCAGCACCCGTAGTGCTGGGAGTGGACAGAGCACAGAGAGTAACACTGCCCCCAACGGACAACACCAGCAGACCACCGCACTCCCAGACACAGCCAAA CCAGCGCCCTCTGCTGGTGACTCAGGGCAACCAGTCCCCAATAAACAGCCTGACCTGACTGCAG TGGTTCTGGGTGCTCCTCGGAGGCCGATGGTGAACATACAGAGACCAGGGGAACAGCAGTTTGTCTCCCCACAGTTTGTACGTCCTCAGCAGCTACTGGAGGGCAAG GATGCAGAGGCCATCTACCAGTGGCTGAGTGACTTCCAGTTGGAGCAGTACACTGGGAACTTCATCACGGCCGGCTACGACGTCCCCACCATCAGCAGGATGACCCCAGAGGACCTGACGGCCATCGGCGTCACCAAGCCAGGCCACCGCAAGAAGATCTCAATCGAGATAGGAAACCTCAGCATCCCAGAGTGGCTGCCTGAATACATCCCG GCAGACCTGGGGGAGTGGCTGAGTACCATAGGCCTGCCTCAGTACCAAAGGAAGCTGTCAGAGAACGGCTATGACTCCATCAGCATCGTACGGGACCTGACCTGGGAGGACCTGCAGGAGataggcatcaccaagctgggccACCAGAAGAAGATGATGCTGGCCGTGAAGAAGCTGTGTGACATCCAGAGGGCCATCCTAGCTGCAGAATCTGGCCAGGGCACGTTGCGCCGCAAGCCCCCTGGAGCCCTTCACCTGGTCACCATCGAGCCCCCTGACAGCGCCTCTGACTGCCCCTCGCCCCACACCCCCAAGATGCTGACCTTCCAGGACAGCGAGCTGAGCGCTGAGCTGCAGACAGCCATGTCCAGCCACTACCAGGAGGGCCTGGCCATCAAGAGTGCCGTGGGCATGTCTCGGAGCCAAGAGAGCATCGACGCCCGGTCCAGGGGCTCAGGGCGCTCCCAGGACCCCCCCACGGCCTCCATCACTCCCCACAGCCGCTCACAGGAGAGCCTAGGCAGCAGCAGCACCTCTACCAGCCTCAGTGCTGACAGCAGCCCTGCCAAGGAGAGGAACATTCCAGAAGGCTGGGACCAGAGGTCCATACTACAGCAGCAGCTGCCCAAGCAGGTCCCCCTGGGGGCAGCCACCGTGTTCAAGTACCCAGCCATCCCAGCCAAGCCTAAAGGCCCTGGGTCTCACTCCCTAGGCTCCTCTCCCCAGGGCTCCCCGGCCCAGAGGGGCTTCAGCTACCTCCACTCCCACTGTGGCAGCACCGACCTGAGCTACGGCTCGCCCACCAAGCCCTTGGCACACACCTACCACGCCATGACCCTGGCCCCGCCTAAGAAGCGCAGCCAGAGCCTGACACGCTATGCCCTGTCAGACGGCGAACCAGACGAAGAGGATGACGACCTGGCTCCGCCCTCTAGCACCCTAGAGTCCTACGCCACCCTGACCCGCCGGCCTGGACGCAGCCAGCTGGCAGGCATGCAGACCACACCCGTAAAGTACGGCACTGTAGGGCGTAGCCAGTCCTTTGCCGTGCGCGCTCGTAAAAAGGGTCCCCCTCCAGCCCCACCCAAGAGACTGAGCTCGGTGAGCAGCAGCCCCAGCGTTGGGTCCATGGAGAATATGGCGCCCTCTcctgggggggtggagacagacAGCCCAGGGAGCGTGAGGAGCATCGCAGCCTGTCTGGAGGCCTCCACTGAGGGGAAGAGCCTGTCCAGGCCCAGGCTGGACCTCCTCCAACCAGAGCCTCTCCTCCCCAGCCTCACCCCCTCAGGACTGGAGCCCAGAGAGGCCTCCGCAGGGATGAAGAGGAGGGTGCAGAGCGAATGTGTTCCAGCCCAGACCGACATCCCAGACCATGACCCAGAGCGAGGGGTGAAGTCAGACTCTGAGGAGGAGGAACCTAAGGCACCGGGGTTGGATGGCTCCTCATCCCCTCACAATAGCTCCAGCGAGTGTATCCCCTTCGCTGAGGAGGGCAACCTCACCATCAAGCAGAGGCCCAAGGTGGGAGGGCCGCTCAGGGCCGAGAGCACTGTGGAGATCCCGGCAGACAAGAACGGGCCCACCAAGACAGCCCTGGAGGTGCCTGAGTTTAACCTGAAGGAGTCAGACACTGTGAAGCGGAGATACAAGCCTAAAGACCATGCTGGCAGCTCTCCCACCAGTGACAGTGAGGGCCAGATAGAGTCAGACTCCAGTCCAGGCAGCAGGGCCCAGTCCCAGAGCTGTGAGGAGGTGAGTCTGGTCAGTCTGAGGATCAGCGAGGCCAGTCTGGAAGGGCTGGAGAACCTAGCAGGGACAGGCACACCCCTCAAACCCCCCGTCTCCCCCAAGCCTCACAGCTCCCACAGACCCCCCGTCACAGCCCCAAAACCGTCCCGACACAGTCTGGCTGCTGCTACAG CCATAGTGCCGCCCACTGTGACTGTCAACGTGGTACAGAGTCTTGCCTTCTCAGCCCCACCATCACCCACACCCAGCCGGTGTCCCACAGCCCCAGGGCTTCAGAGCCAGGCAGCCCAGACAGGCAAGCCCCAGATCTGTGTGGTCGGCCCAGGCCCAGGGGTAGAGTCTGGCCCGGGGTTAGAGGTGGTGCAGCAGCAGAGGCTGGAGCAGACCAGCACCTCTCTGGAGGCAGCACTGCAGGCTGTGGAGAGAAAACTCACCCAGGAGGACAGCACTGACGG TGGGGCTAACACAGTGAAGTCAGCGGGCAACATTCTGGATGACATTGGCAACATGTTTGATGACCTTGCTGACCAGCTGGATGCCATGCTGGACTAA
- the LOC106606974 gene encoding caskin-2 isoform X4, which translates to MGKEQDLLQAVKSGDLPSTQKLLAKLKASRNKLLGSTKRLNVNYQDGDGFSALHHAALTGTTDLLSVLLEAQATVDIKDRNGMRPLHYAAWQGKADSVLLLLRAGAGVNGVSQDGHIPLHLAAQYGHYDVSEMLLQHQSNPCLINKTKKTPLDLACEFGRVKVAQLLLSSNMVVALLEGNSKEPADSGFNTPLHLAARNGHKDIIRLLLKAGIDINRATKAGTALHEAALYGKTEVVRQLLEAGIDVNIRNTYNQTALDIVNQFTTSHASKDIKQLLRDATGVLQVRALKDYWNIHDPTALNIRAGDVIMVLEQHVDGRWKGHIHDSQRGTDRVGYFPPNIVEVISRRSGGTLSRHASLPTQRHQLLSRAPLSSSLSSAPQTDDSYTLYTPNNPHLALPHTIGLSANPAGDRNSVGSTGSVGSTRSAGSGQSTESNTAPNGQHQQTTALPDTAKPAPSAGDSGQPVPNKQPDLTAVVLGAPRRPMVNIQRPGEQQFVSPQFVRPQQLLEGKDAEAIYQWLSDFQLEQYTGNFITAGYDVPTISRMTPEDLTAIGVTKPGHRKKISIEIGNLSIPEWLPEYIPADLGEWLSTIGLPQYQRKLSENGYDSISIVRDLTWEDLQEIGITKLGHQKKMMLAVKKLCDIQRAILAAESGQGTLRRKPPGALHLVTIEPPDSASDCPSPHTPKMLTFQDSELSAELQTAMSSHYQEGLAIKSAVGMSRSQESIDARSRGSGRSQDPPTASITPHSRSQESLGSSSTSTSLSADSSPAKERNIPEGWDQRSILQQQLPKQVPLGAATVFKYPAIPAKPKGPGSHSLGSSPQGSPAQRGFSYLHSHCGSTDLSYGSPTKPLAHTYHAMTLAPPKKRSQSLTRYALSDGEPDEEDDDLAPPSSTLESYATLTRRPGRSQLAGMQTTPVKYGTVGRSQSFAVRARKKGPPPAPPKRLSSVSSSPSVGSMENMAPSPGGVETDSPGSVRSIAACLEASTEGKSLSRPRLDLLQPEPLLPSLTPSGLEPREASAGMKRRVQSECVPAQTDIPDHDPERGVKSDSEEEEPKAPGLDGSSSPHNSSSECIPFAEEGNLTIKQRPKVGGPLRAESTVEIPADKNGPTKTALEVPEFNLKESDTVKRRYKPKDHAGSSPTSDSEGQIESDSSPGSRAQSQSCEEVSLVSLRISEASLEGLENLAGTGTPLKPPVSPKPHSSHRPPVTAPKPSRHSLAAATAIVPPTVTVNVVQSLAFSAPPSPTPSRCPTAPGLQSQAAQTGKPQICVVGPGPGVESGPGLEVVQQQRLEQTSTSLEAALQAVERKLTQEDSTDGGANTVKSAGNILDDIGNMFDDLADQLDAMLD; encoded by the exons CATCCCCCTGCACCTGGCCGCACAGTACGGACACTATGATGTG tCTGAGATGCTGCTGCAGCACCAGTCCAACCCCTGTCTGATCAACAAAACCAAGAAGACCCCCCTAGACCTGGCCTGTGAGTTCGGGAGAGTCAAG GTTGCTCAGCTGTTGTTGAGCAGTAACATGGTGGTGGCTCTGTTAGAGGGTAATAGTAAGGAACCTGCAGACTCAGGCTTCAACACTCCACTGCACCTCGCCGCACGCAACGGACACAAGGACATCATCCG GTTGCTGCTGAAAGCGGGCATCGACATCAACAGGGCCACTAAGGCTGGCACTGCCCTGCACGAGGCTGCCCTCTACGGCAAGACGGAGGTGGTCAGACAGCTGCTAGAG GCTGGTATAGACGTGAACATCCGTAACACGTACAACCAGACAGCCCTGGACATCGTGAACCAGTTCACCACCTCTCACGCCAGCAAGGACATCAAGCAGCTCCTACGAG ATGCTACAGGTGTCCTGCAGGTGAGAGCTCTGAAAGACTACTGGAACATCCATGACCCCACCGCTCTCAACATCCGGGCCGGGGATGTCATCATG GTCCTAGAGCAGCACGTGGACGGGCGCTGGAAGGGGCACATCCACGACAGCCAGAGGGGCACCGACCGGGTGGGCTACTTCCCCCCAAACATTGTAGAGGTCATCAGCAGACGCTcag GGGGCACCCTGTCCCGGCACGCCTCTCTGCCCACCCAGCGCCACCAGCTCCTCTCCAGagcccccctctcctccagcctGAGCTCAGCCCCCCAGACCGACGACTCctacacactgtacacccccAACAATCCCCACCTGGCCCTCCCCCACACCATCGGCCTCAGCGCCAAcccag CAGGTGACAGGAACAGTGTAGGGAGTACTGGCAGTGTGGGCAGCACCCGTAGTGCTGGGAGTGGACAGAGCACAGAGAGTAACACTGCCCCCAACGGACAACACCAGCAGACCACCGCACTCCCAGACACAGCCAAA CCAGCGCCCTCTGCTGGTGACTCAGGGCAACCAGTCCCCAATAAACAGCCTGACCTGACTGCAG TGGTTCTGGGTGCTCCTCGGAGGCCGATGGTGAACATACAGAGACCAGGGGAACAGCAGTTTGTCTCCCCACAGTTTGTACGTCCTCAGCAGCTACTGGAGGGCAAG GATGCAGAGGCCATCTACCAGTGGCTGAGTGACTTCCAGTTGGAGCAGTACACTGGGAACTTCATCACGGCCGGCTACGACGTCCCCACCATCAGCAGGATGACCCCAGAGGACCTGACGGCCATCGGCGTCACCAAGCCAGGCCACCGCAAGAAGATCTCAATCGAGATAGGAAACCTCAGCATCCCAGAGTGGCTGCCTGAATACATCCCG GCAGACCTGGGGGAGTGGCTGAGTACCATAGGCCTGCCTCAGTACCAAAGGAAGCTGTCAGAGAACGGCTATGACTCCATCAGCATCGTACGGGACCTGACCTGGGAGGACCTGCAGGAGataggcatcaccaagctgggccACCAGAAGAAGATGATGCTGGCCGTGAAGAAGCTGTGTGACATCCAGAGGGCCATCCTAGCTGCAGAATCTGGCCAGGGCACGTTGCGCCGCAAGCCCCCTGGAGCCCTTCACCTGGTCACCATCGAGCCCCCTGACAGCGCCTCTGACTGCCCCTCGCCCCACACCCCCAAGATGCTGACCTTCCAGGACAGCGAGCTGAGCGCTGAGCTGCAGACAGCCATGTCCAGCCACTACCAGGAGGGCCTGGCCATCAAGAGTGCCGTGGGCATGTCTCGGAGCCAAGAGAGCATCGACGCCCGGTCCAGGGGCTCAGGGCGCTCCCAGGACCCCCCCACGGCCTCCATCACTCCCCACAGCCGCTCACAGGAGAGCCTAGGCAGCAGCAGCACCTCTACCAGCCTCAGTGCTGACAGCAGCCCTGCCAAGGAGAGGAACATTCCAGAAGGCTGGGACCAGAGGTCCATACTACAGCAGCAGCTGCCCAAGCAGGTCCCCCTGGGGGCAGCCACCGTGTTCAAGTACCCAGCCATCCCAGCCAAGCCTAAAGGCCCTGGGTCTCACTCCCTAGGCTCCTCTCCCCAGGGCTCCCCGGCCCAGAGGGGCTTCAGCTACCTCCACTCCCACTGTGGCAGCACCGACCTGAGCTACGGCTCGCCCACCAAGCCCTTGGCACACACCTACCACGCCATGACCCTGGCCCCGCCTAAGAAGCGCAGCCAGAGCCTGACACGCTATGCCCTGTCAGACGGCGAACCAGACGAAGAGGATGACGACCTGGCTCCGCCCTCTAGCACCCTAGAGTCCTACGCCACCCTGACCCGCCGGCCTGGACGCAGCCAGCTGGCAGGCATGCAGACCACACCCGTAAAGTACGGCACTGTAGGGCGTAGCCAGTCCTTTGCCGTGCGCGCTCGTAAAAAGGGTCCCCCTCCAGCCCCACCCAAGAGACTGAGCTCGGTGAGCAGCAGCCCCAGCGTTGGGTCCATGGAGAATATGGCGCCCTCTcctgggggggtggagacagacAGCCCAGGGAGCGTGAGGAGCATCGCAGCCTGTCTGGAGGCCTCCACTGAGGGGAAGAGCCTGTCCAGGCCCAGGCTGGACCTCCTCCAACCAGAGCCTCTCCTCCCCAGCCTCACCCCCTCAGGACTGGAGCCCAGAGAGGCCTCCGCAGGGATGAAGAGGAGGGTGCAGAGCGAATGTGTTCCAGCCCAGACCGACATCCCAGACCATGACCCAGAGCGAGGGGTGAAGTCAGACTCTGAGGAGGAGGAACCTAAGGCACCGGGGTTGGATGGCTCCTCATCCCCTCACAATAGCTCCAGCGAGTGTATCCCCTTCGCTGAGGAGGGCAACCTCACCATCAAGCAGAGGCCCAAGGTGGGAGGGCCGCTCAGGGCCGAGAGCACTGTGGAGATCCCGGCAGACAAGAACGGGCCCACCAAGACAGCCCTGGAGGTGCCTGAGTTTAACCTGAAGGAGTCAGACACTGTGAAGCGGAGATACAAGCCTAAAGACCATGCTGGCAGCTCTCCCACCAGTGACAGTGAGGGCCAGATAGAGTCAGACTCCAGTCCAGGCAGCAGGGCCCAGTCCCAGAGCTGTGAGGAGGTGAGTCTGGTCAGTCTGAGGATCAGCGAGGCCAGTCTGGAAGGGCTGGAGAACCTAGCAGGGACAGGCACACCCCTCAAACCCCCCGTCTCCCCCAAGCCTCACAGCTCCCACAGACCCCCCGTCACAGCCCCAAAACCGTCCCGACACAGTCTGGCTGCTGCTACAG CCATAGTGCCGCCCACTGTGACTGTCAACGTGGTACAGAGTCTTGCCTTCTCAGCCCCACCATCACCCACACCCAGCCGGTGTCCCACAGCCCCAGGGCTTCAGAGCCAGGCAGCCCAGACAGGCAAGCCCCAGATCTGTGTGGTCGGCCCAGGCCCAGGGGTAGAGTCTGGCCCGGGGTTAGAGGTGGTGCAGCAGCAGAGGCTGGAGCAGACCAGCACCTCTCTGGAGGCAGCACTGCAGGCTGTGGAGAGAAAACTCACCCAGGAGGACAGCACTGACGG TGGGGCTAACACAGTGAAGTCAGCGGGCAACATTCTGGATGACATTGGCAACATGTTTGATGACCTTGCTGACCAGCTGGATGCCATGCTGGACTAA